From the Quercus lobata isolate SW786 chromosome 6, ValleyOak3.0 Primary Assembly, whole genome shotgun sequence genome, one window contains:
- the LOC115995239 gene encoding WD40 repeat-containing protein HOS15 isoform X1 encodes MNSITSVELNYLVFRYLQESGFTHAAFALGYEAGINKCPIDGNLVPPGSLITFVQKGLQYLEMEANLSNSDTDLVEDFSFLQPLDLITKDVYELRKIINEKRKNLQKDRDKDKELDREHEGERARIRDKERHEREKEREKDKERAEKDKERAEKDKEREKQHEDHTDREMVTDVEDKVIVKPENNGVSAGPEPMDISTTLTSQACEIPSSDVTILEGHTSEVCACAWSPTGSLLASGSGDSTARIWTIADGSSRSTSNAPLNVLVLKHVKGRTNEKSKDVTTLDWNGDGTLLATGSYDGQARIWSTNGELRSTLSKHKGPIFSLKWNKKGDYLLTGSCDKTAIVWDVKAEEWKQQFEFHSGPTLDVDWRNNVSFATSSTDNMIYVCKIGENRPIKTFSGHQGEVNCVKWDPTGSLLASCSDDITAKIWSMKQEKFVHDLKDHAKEIYTIRWSPTGPGTSNPNHQLLLASASFDSTVKLWDVELGKLLYSLNGHREPVYSVAFSPNGEYLASGSLDKSMHIWSLKENKIVKTYTGNGGIFEVCWNKEGDKIAACFANNTVCVLDFRM; translated from the exons ATGAACTCCATCACTTCCGTCGAATTGAATTACCTTGTCTTTCGTTACCTTCAAGAATCAG GATTCACACATGCAGCATTTGCTTTAGGATATGAGGCGGGTATCAACAAGTGCCCTATTGATGGCAATTTGGTTCCACCCGGTTCTCTTATAACATTTGTACAAAAAGGACTTCAGTActtggagatggaagcaaacTTGAGTAAT AGTGACACAGACTTGGTGGAAGATTTCTCATTCTTACAACCTTTGGATCTTATCACAAAGGATGTCTATGAACTGAGGAAAATCATaaatgaaaaaaggaaaaatctacagAAGGatagagataaagataaagagCTCGACAGGGAACATGAAGGAGAACGTGCACGGATAAGAGATAAAGAAAGACATGAAAGGGAGAAAGAACGTGAAAAGGATAAAGAGAGGGCAGAAAAGGACAAGGAGAGGGCAGAAAAGGATAAGGAGCGAGAAAAGCAACATGAAGATCACACTGACAGAGAAATGGTTACAGATGTTGAGGATAAAGTTATTGTAAAACCTGAAAATAATGGTGTGTCTGCAG GACCAGAACCAATGGATATCTCTACAACCTTGACTTCTCAGGCATGTGAAATTCCCAGTTCTGATGTGACAATTTTGGAAGGACATACTTCAGAG GTATGTGCTTGTGCATGGAGTCCAACTGGTTCTCTTCTTGCATCAGG ATCCGGAGATTCAACAGCTCGTATATGGACAATAGCGGATGGTAGCTCAAGATCTACTTCTAATGCTCCTTTGAATGTGCTGGTCCTGAAACATGTTAAGGGTAGAACAAATGAGAAGAGTAAAGATGTCACCACACTTGATTGGAAT GGTGATGGAACACTACTTGCAACAGGTTCCTATGATGGGCAAGCAAGAATTTGGAGTACAAATG GTGAATTAAGGAGTACTCTAAGCAAACATAAAGGACCCATATTCTCTCTAAAGTGGAACAAGAAGGGTGATTATCTTCTTACAGGCAGCTGTGATAAAACTGCAATTGTATGGGATGTGAAGGCAGAGGAATGGAAACAACAATTTGAATTTCATTCAG GTCCAACACTTGATGTCGACTGGCGCAACAATGTTTCATTTGCAACAAGTTCCACAGACAATATGATATATGTTTGCAAGATTGGAGAAAACCGCCCTATCAAAACTTTTTCTGGGCATCAG GGTGAAGTTAACTGTGTCAAATGGGATCCAACAGGTTCTTTGTTGGCCTCTTGCTCTGATGATATCACAGCAAAG ATATGGAGTATGAAGCAGGAAAAGTTTGTTCATGACTTAAAGGATCATGCTAAG GAGATATATACTATCAGATGGAGTCCCACTGGACCTGGTACAAGCAACCCTAATCATCAGTTATTGTTGGCAAG TGCATCGTTTGACTCAACAGTGAAACTATGGGATGTGGAACTTGGGAAACTTCTATACAGCTTAAATGGACACAG GGAACCTGTATATTCTGTTGCATTTAGCCCAAATGGTGAGTATTTGGCCAGTGGATCTCTTGATAAATCCATGCACATCTGGTCATTGAAGGAAAACAAGATTGTCAAAACTTATACAGGCAATGGGGGCATATTTGAAGTTTGCTGGAACAAGGAAGGTGACAAGATTGCTGCATGTTTTGCCAACAATACAGTTTGTGTTTTGGATTTCAGAATGTAA
- the LOC115995240 gene encoding protein NUCLEAR FUSION DEFECTIVE 6, chloroplastic/mitochondrial-like, translating into MAGRCGSLSRSLLSTARSSIRSSSSSSTSLPRLRPSLPQRLHSRPPLLSSTRTMGELGCVQSLMPLHSAVAAARLTSHISIEARAFCELSQGT; encoded by the exons atggcTGGGCGCTGTGGATCGCTGTCGAGGTCTCTGCTCTCCACCGCCAGATCATCAATCCGatcatcttcttcctcctcaACCTCCCTCCCCCGCCTCCGCCCTTCGCTTCCACAACGCCTCCACTCTCGCCCACCCCTCTTATCCTCCACCAG GACTATGGGAGAGCTAGGGTGCGTCCAATCGCTGATGCCACTGCACAGCGCAGTCGCCGCGGCTCGACTCACTTCCCACATTTCCATCGAAGCCCGTGCTTTCTGCGAGTTGTCTCAGG GTACTTAA
- the LOC115995239 gene encoding WD40 repeat-containing protein HOS15 isoform X2: protein MNSITSVELNYLVFRYLQESGFTHAAFALGYEAGINKCPIDGNLVPPGSLITFVQKGLQYLEMEANLSNSDTDLVEDFSFLQPLDLITKDVYELRKIINEKRKNLQKDRDKDKELDREHEGERARIRDKERHEREKEREKDKERAEKDKERAEKDKEREKQHEDHTDREMVTDVEDKVIVKPENNGVSAGPEPMDISTTLTSQACEIPSSDVTILEGHTSEVCACAWSPTGSLLASGSGDSTARIWTIADGSSRSTSNAPLNVLVLKHVKGRTNEKSKDVTTLDWNGDGTLLATGSYDGQARIWSTNGELRSTLSKHKGPIFSLKWNKKGDYLLTGSCDKTAIVWDVKAEEWKQQFEFHSGPTLDVDWRNNVSFATSSTDNMIYVCKIGENRPIKTFSGHQGEVNCVKWDPTGSLLASCSDDITAKIWSMKQEKFVHDLKDHAKKH from the exons ATGAACTCCATCACTTCCGTCGAATTGAATTACCTTGTCTTTCGTTACCTTCAAGAATCAG GATTCACACATGCAGCATTTGCTTTAGGATATGAGGCGGGTATCAACAAGTGCCCTATTGATGGCAATTTGGTTCCACCCGGTTCTCTTATAACATTTGTACAAAAAGGACTTCAGTActtggagatggaagcaaacTTGAGTAAT AGTGACACAGACTTGGTGGAAGATTTCTCATTCTTACAACCTTTGGATCTTATCACAAAGGATGTCTATGAACTGAGGAAAATCATaaatgaaaaaaggaaaaatctacagAAGGatagagataaagataaagagCTCGACAGGGAACATGAAGGAGAACGTGCACGGATAAGAGATAAAGAAAGACATGAAAGGGAGAAAGAACGTGAAAAGGATAAAGAGAGGGCAGAAAAGGACAAGGAGAGGGCAGAAAAGGATAAGGAGCGAGAAAAGCAACATGAAGATCACACTGACAGAGAAATGGTTACAGATGTTGAGGATAAAGTTATTGTAAAACCTGAAAATAATGGTGTGTCTGCAG GACCAGAACCAATGGATATCTCTACAACCTTGACTTCTCAGGCATGTGAAATTCCCAGTTCTGATGTGACAATTTTGGAAGGACATACTTCAGAG GTATGTGCTTGTGCATGGAGTCCAACTGGTTCTCTTCTTGCATCAGG ATCCGGAGATTCAACAGCTCGTATATGGACAATAGCGGATGGTAGCTCAAGATCTACTTCTAATGCTCCTTTGAATGTGCTGGTCCTGAAACATGTTAAGGGTAGAACAAATGAGAAGAGTAAAGATGTCACCACACTTGATTGGAAT GGTGATGGAACACTACTTGCAACAGGTTCCTATGATGGGCAAGCAAGAATTTGGAGTACAAATG GTGAATTAAGGAGTACTCTAAGCAAACATAAAGGACCCATATTCTCTCTAAAGTGGAACAAGAAGGGTGATTATCTTCTTACAGGCAGCTGTGATAAAACTGCAATTGTATGGGATGTGAAGGCAGAGGAATGGAAACAACAATTTGAATTTCATTCAG GTCCAACACTTGATGTCGACTGGCGCAACAATGTTTCATTTGCAACAAGTTCCACAGACAATATGATATATGTTTGCAAGATTGGAGAAAACCGCCCTATCAAAACTTTTTCTGGGCATCAG GGTGAAGTTAACTGTGTCAAATGGGATCCAACAGGTTCTTTGTTGGCCTCTTGCTCTGATGATATCACAGCAAAG ATATGGAGTATGAAGCAGGAAAAGTTTGTTCATGACTTAAAGGATCATGCTAAG AAACATTGA